One part of the Pannonibacter sp. XCT-53 genome encodes these proteins:
- the hpaR gene encoding homoprotocatechuate degradation operon regulator HpaR, with protein sequence MNPDGSTDDDGSRTGAAGHLRATRRSLPIALLRARESVMAHFRPMLTRHDLTEQQWRVMRVLAEDGELDATQLAARALILAPSLTRMIRLLERRGLILLRKDTEDGRRTLVRIAPEGLALIDRISPESAAIYRMLEDRCGGPELDELMDRLERLIGHLGQPEAPPED encoded by the coding sequence ATGAATCCGGACGGAAGCACAGACGACGACGGGTCGCGGACAGGCGCCGCAGGCCACCTCAGGGCAACACGCCGTTCACTCCCGATCGCCTTGCTGCGCGCGCGGGAAAGCGTCATGGCCCATTTCCGGCCCATGCTGACCCGTCACGACCTGACGGAGCAACAGTGGCGGGTGATGCGCGTGCTGGCGGAAGACGGCGAGCTGGATGCAACCCAGCTGGCGGCCCGCGCCCTGATTCTCGCGCCGAGCCTGACCCGGATGATCCGGTTGCTCGAGCGGCGCGGCCTGATCCTGCTGCGCAAGGACACGGAAGACGGGCGCCGCACGCTGGTTCGGATCGCGCCCGAGGGGCTTGCGCTCATCGACCGCATCAGCCCGGAAAGCGCGGCCATCTATCGCATGCTCGAGGACCGCTGCGGCGGCCCGGAGCTGGATGAGCTCATGGATCGGCTCGAACGGCTGATCGGGCACCTGGGCCAGCCCGAAGCCCCGCCGGAAGACTGA
- a CDS encoding 5-carboxymethyl-2-hydroxymuconate isomerase: MPHLILQYGGPVPAAVDMTAACQALHAAMLATGLFELGAIRVRALKADAAAIGDLLPENAFVDLVLRIGVGRSAEEKTAAGEAIFAAAAAVFSPLLSGAHFALSLEIVEIDPALSWKRNTMHPRLRTAGKERP, from the coding sequence ATGCCTCACCTCATCCTGCAGTACGGCGGCCCCGTTCCGGCGGCCGTCGACATGACGGCGGCCTGTCAGGCCCTCCATGCCGCCATGCTGGCCACCGGCCTGTTCGAGCTGGGGGCGATCCGTGTGCGGGCGCTGAAGGCGGATGCGGCGGCGATCGGTGACCTGCTGCCGGAGAATGCCTTCGTCGACCTCGTGCTGCGGATCGGTGTCGGGCGCAGCGCGGAGGAGAAGACGGCTGCCGGCGAGGCGATCTTCGCCGCGGCAGCCGCGGTCTTCTCCCCGCTTCTCAGCGGGGCCCACTTCGCCCTGTCCCTGGAGATTGTCGAGATCGATCCGGCCCTGAGCTGGAAGAGAAACACCATGCACCCGCGGCTGCGGACTGCCGGGAAGGAGCGTCCATGA
- the hpaE gene encoding 5-carboxymethyl-2-hydroxymuconate semialdehyde dehydrogenase yields MSDLQQNLARAEGYLARFARDGVLNHIGGVSGPADSGETFETRSPADGRLLAKVARGGASDIDKAARAAKAAFRSWAALSGADRRKILHRIADGIVARADEIAFTECMDTGQALRFMSKAALRGAENFRFYADKAPEARDGQSIQAPGQVNITTRHPIGPVGVITPWNTPFMLSTWKIAPALAAGCTVVHKPAEFSPLTARLLVEIAEEAGLPKGVWNLVNGFGEDAGKALTMHPDIKAIAFVGESRTGSMIMRQGSDTLKRVHFELGGKNPVVVFADADLERAADAAVFMIYSLNGERCTSSSRLLVEESIHDAFVARVAEKAARIKVGHPLDPQTVIGPLIHEVHEKKVLSYFDIAREDGATLAVGGQKLGGEFAGGHYVAPTLFTGANQSMRIAQEEIFGPVLTAIPFRTEEEALAIANDVEYGLTGYIWTNDVTRAFRFSEGLEAGMIWVNSENVRHLPTPFGGVKNSGIGRDGGDWSFDFYMETKNIAFATVAHAIPKLGG; encoded by the coding sequence ATGAGTGACCTGCAACAGAACCTTGCGCGCGCCGAGGGGTATCTTGCCCGCTTTGCCCGCGATGGCGTGCTGAACCACATCGGCGGCGTGTCGGGTCCGGCCGACAGCGGCGAGACTTTCGAGACGCGCTCTCCGGCCGATGGCCGGCTGCTGGCCAAGGTCGCCAGGGGCGGTGCCTCCGACATCGACAAGGCAGCCAGGGCGGCCAAGGCGGCGTTCAGGAGCTGGGCTGCCCTCTCCGGCGCCGACCGGCGCAAGATCCTGCACAGGATCGCCGACGGCATCGTTGCCCGCGCCGACGAGATTGCCTTCACCGAATGCATGGACACCGGCCAGGCGCTGCGCTTCATGTCGAAGGCAGCGCTGCGCGGAGCGGAAAACTTCCGCTTCTATGCCGACAAGGCCCCGGAAGCCCGCGACGGCCAGTCGATCCAGGCGCCGGGCCAGGTGAACATCACCACCCGCCATCCGATCGGACCGGTCGGCGTGATCACGCCTTGGAACACGCCCTTCATGCTGTCCACGTGGAAGATCGCACCGGCATTGGCTGCCGGCTGCACCGTCGTCCACAAGCCGGCCGAATTCTCGCCGCTGACCGCCCGTCTGCTGGTCGAGATCGCCGAGGAGGCCGGACTGCCGAAGGGCGTCTGGAACCTCGTCAACGGCTTCGGCGAGGACGCCGGCAAGGCGCTCACCATGCACCCGGACATCAAGGCCATCGCCTTTGTCGGTGAAAGCCGCACCGGCTCGATGATCATGCGCCAGGGCTCCGACACGCTGAAGCGCGTCCATTTCGAGCTTGGCGGCAAGAACCCGGTCGTCGTCTTCGCCGATGCCGATCTGGAGCGGGCAGCGGATGCCGCCGTCTTCATGATCTATTCGCTGAACGGCGAGCGCTGCACCTCCTCCTCCCGCCTCCTGGTGGAAGAAAGCATCCATGACGCCTTCGTCGCCAGGGTTGCCGAGAAGGCTGCCCGCATCAAGGTCGGCCACCCGCTCGATCCGCAGACGGTCATCGGCCCGCTGATCCACGAGGTGCACGAGAAGAAGGTTCTGTCCTACTTCGACATCGCCCGGGAAGACGGGGCCACCCTTGCCGTCGGCGGCCAGAAGCTCGGCGGCGAGTTCGCCGGCGGGCATTATGTTGCCCCCACCCTCTTCACCGGCGCGAACCAGTCCATGCGCATCGCGCAGGAGGAAATCTTCGGCCCGGTCCTGACCGCGATCCCGTTCAGGACCGAAGAGGAAGCCCTCGCGATTGCCAATGACGTCGAATACGGCCTCACCGGCTACATCTGGACCAATGACGTCACCCGCGCCTTCCGTTTCTCGGAGGGCCTGGAGGCGGGCATGATCTGGGTGAACTCGGAGAACGTCCGCCATCTGCCCACGCCCTTCGGCGGCGTCAAGAACTCCGGCATCGGCCGCGACGGCGGCGACTGGTCCTTCGATTTCTACATGGAAACCAAGAACATCGCCTTTGCCACAGTGGCCCATGCCATCCCCAAACTCGGCGGCTGA
- the hpaD gene encoding 3,4-dihydroxyphenylacetate 2,3-dioxygenase, with protein sequence MPIPAPNLYPPFNIVRLSHVEFTVRDLAASRAFYVDTLGLQVTDETDSEIYLRALEERGHHCIILKKGESARANVLGFKLFDEDDLARAERFFKAKGLPVEWVERPYQSRTLRTQDPHGIPLEFYTRMDRLPPIHQQYALYKGVKPLRIDHFNCFSPSVDESVAFYNEIGFRVTEYTEDEVSKKLWAAWTHRKGGVHDIAFTNGRGPRLHHTAFWVPTPLNIIDLLDLMATTGYLANIERGPGRHGISNAFFLYIRDPDGHRIEIYCSDYQTVDPDLEPIKWDLKDPQRQTLWGAPAPKSWFEEGSLFAGVEPVAATLDAQPIVAP encoded by the coding sequence ATGCCCATTCCTGCGCCCAACCTGTACCCGCCCTTCAACATCGTGCGGCTCAGCCATGTGGAATTCACCGTTCGTGACCTTGCTGCCTCGCGTGCCTTCTACGTCGACACGCTCGGCCTGCAGGTGACCGACGAGACCGACAGCGAGATCTACCTGCGCGCCCTGGAAGAGCGCGGCCACCACTGCATCATCCTGAAGAAGGGCGAGAGCGCGCGCGCCAACGTGCTGGGCTTCAAGCTCTTTGACGAGGATGACCTTGCCAGGGCCGAGCGCTTCTTCAAGGCCAAAGGGTTGCCGGTGGAGTGGGTCGAGCGGCCCTACCAGTCGCGCACGCTGCGCACGCAGGATCCGCACGGCATTCCGCTGGAATTCTACACCCGCATGGACCGGCTGCCGCCGATCCATCAGCAATACGCCCTCTACAAGGGCGTGAAGCCGCTGCGCATCGACCACTTCAACTGCTTCAGCCCGAGCGTGGACGAGAGCGTTGCCTTCTACAACGAGATCGGCTTCCGGGTGACGGAATACACCGAGGACGAGGTCTCGAAGAAGCTCTGGGCCGCCTGGACGCACCGCAAGGGCGGCGTGCATGACATCGCCTTCACCAACGGCCGGGGCCCGCGCCTGCACCACACCGCCTTCTGGGTGCCGACGCCGCTCAACATCATCGACCTGCTCGACCTGATGGCCACCACCGGCTATCTCGCCAACATCGAGCGCGGCCCGGGCCGGCATGGCATTTCCAACGCCTTCTTCCTCTACATCCGCGACCCGGATGGCCACCGCATCGAGATCTACTGCTCCGACTACCAGACGGTCGATCCGGATCTGGAGCCGATCAAGTGGGACCTGAAGGACCCGCAGCGCCAGACGCTCTGGGGGGCGCCCGCGCCGAAGTCCTGGTTCGAGGAAGGCAGCCTCTTTGCCGGCGTCGAGCCCGTTGCCGCCACGCTGGACGCCCAGCCGATCGTGGCCCCGTGA
- a CDS encoding fumarylacetoacetate hydrolase family protein has protein sequence MTIALPSPRLVGFHKDGQRRYGLVNGDGVVDLSARFGARWPTLSRVLADGALSRLVDEAAGLPADLALDGLSFDLPVTDADKYICVGVNFPDRNEEYKDGQAAPSNPSLFVRFSSSFTGHTAPLIRPPESHQLDYEGEIVIVIGKPGRRIAERDALSHIAGLSLANEGTLRDWVRHAKFNVTQGKNFDRSGSLGPWFVPFTSEAQIADIALETRVNGELRQSDRTSRMIFSFRKIIAYISTFATLLPGDVILTGTPTGAGARFDPPIWLKPGDVIEVSADGLGTLTNPVADEVI, from the coding sequence ATGACCATCGCCCTGCCCTCTCCCCGCCTCGTCGGCTTTCACAAGGATGGCCAGCGCCGCTACGGTCTGGTCAACGGCGATGGTGTCGTCGACCTCAGCGCCCGGTTCGGGGCCCGCTGGCCGACCCTCAGCCGCGTGCTCGCCGACGGCGCGCTGTCCCGGCTGGTTGACGAGGCAGCCGGCCTGCCGGCGGACCTCGCTCTCGACGGTCTCAGCTTCGACCTCCCCGTCACCGACGCAGACAAGTACATCTGCGTCGGCGTCAACTTCCCCGACCGCAACGAGGAGTACAAGGACGGCCAGGCCGCACCGTCGAATCCGTCCCTGTTCGTGCGCTTCTCCTCGTCCTTCACCGGCCACACCGCGCCGCTGATCCGCCCGCCGGAATCGCATCAGCTCGACTACGAGGGCGAGATCGTCATCGTCATCGGCAAGCCGGGCCGCCGGATCGCCGAGAGGGATGCCCTGTCCCACATCGCCGGCCTCAGCCTTGCCAACGAAGGTACGCTGCGCGACTGGGTCCGCCACGCCAAGTTCAACGTGACGCAGGGCAAGAACTTCGACCGCTCCGGGTCGCTTGGCCCCTGGTTCGTGCCCTTCACCAGCGAGGCGCAGATTGCCGACATCGCGCTGGAGACCCGGGTGAACGGCGAGCTGCGCCAGTCGGACCGCACCAGCCGCATGATCTTCTCCTTCCGCAAGATCATCGCCTACATCTCGACTTTCGCCACGCTGCTGCCGGGCGATGTCATCCTGACCGGGACGCCGACCGGCGCCGGCGCACGTTTCGATCCGCCGATCTGGCTGAAGCCGGGCGATGTGATCGAGGTCAGCGCGGACGGGCTCGGAACCCTGACCAACCCTGTTGCCGACGAGGTGATCTGA
- the hpaH gene encoding 2-oxo-hept-4-ene-1,7-dioate hydratase produces the protein MLSAAEIDAAAAALDEAERTRVQTGLLSLKHPGMTMDDAYAVQAAWVKRKLAAGRKVTGWKIGLTSKAMQYALNIDIPDSGVLFDDMAFEDGSVIPEDRFIQPRIEAEIAFILKAPLKGPDVTVFDVLNATDYITPSLEILDTRIVRVDPQTKQTRTIVDTISDNAANAGYVLGGRPMRPDAVDMRWMGAIVSRNGEVEETGLGAGVLNNPARGIAWLANRLAQYGMGLSAGEVVLAGSFIRPVEAPHGASIHADFGPFGSVSCHFR, from the coding sequence ATGCTGAGTGCCGCCGAAATCGACGCCGCCGCCGCTGCCCTCGATGAGGCCGAGCGGACCCGGGTGCAGACCGGGCTCCTGTCCCTGAAGCATCCCGGCATGACCATGGACGACGCCTACGCGGTCCAGGCCGCCTGGGTGAAGCGCAAGCTGGCGGCCGGGCGCAAGGTGACCGGCTGGAAGATCGGCCTCACCTCCAAGGCGATGCAATATGCGCTCAACATCGACATCCCGGATTCGGGCGTGCTGTTCGACGACATGGCCTTCGAGGACGGCTCGGTCATCCCCGAGGACCGTTTCATCCAGCCGCGCATCGAGGCGGAGATCGCCTTCATCCTGAAGGCCCCGCTGAAGGGACCGGATGTCACCGTCTTCGACGTGCTGAACGCGACCGACTACATCACGCCCTCGCTGGAAATCCTCGACACGCGCATCGTCCGGGTCGATCCTCAGACGAAGCAGACCCGCACCATCGTCGACACGATTTCCGACAACGCCGCCAATGCCGGCTACGTGCTGGGTGGCCGGCCGATGCGGCCCGATGCGGTCGACATGCGCTGGATGGGGGCGATTGTCTCGCGGAATGGCGAGGTCGAGGAAACCGGCCTCGGCGCCGGCGTTCTCAACAACCCGGCCCGCGGCATCGCGTGGCTTGCCAACCGTCTGGCCCAGTATGGCATGGGCCTGTCGGCGGGAGAGGTGGTGCTCGCCGGATCCTTCATCCGTCCGGTCGAGGCCCCGCACGGCGCGTCGATCCATGCCGACTTCGGTCCGTTTGGCAGCGTGAGTTGCCATTTCCGCTGA
- a CDS encoding caspase family protein produces MIARALAVLILLVAGASPALAKRVALVMGNGAYAHAVPLPNPANDARAMTAKLRELGFEVVAGYDLDYAAMRRTVADFARQARGAEIALLFYAGHGMQVGGVNYLIPIDAKFADETALDFETISADFVLRQMSNDVKVRMVFLDACRDNPLARTLARSMSPSRSAAVGLGLAEIKMEDSGAEGSVIAFATSPGDVALDGAGSNSPFTTALLRHLDAPDTPIQNVMTRVTGDVYRDTGERQRPWVNASLIGEVYLNRSTGTAAVAATPEQAPAAVSGSVPAAASQIAWEKEKALWDAAQAAGTAGDYAAYLAAYPGGTFAEVARNQINRLSGSTSVAETTRTETPAAPAETAAAAASAPAAGTALVADPAADQAAGGEAEVEVAALGDGNSAPRKAPAAEAGGDDQAWSQTRRREVQFRLNLAGYDVGRPDGAFGTRTRAGIRAWQEAQGEIPTGTLTDAQYAMLVEETEEAFLAATERFRVEQGERRDARSAPRQLPDQGAPLPPAEDGAGIGADGAAFIGGVIGGVLGGALGR; encoded by the coding sequence ATGATTGCGCGCGCCCTCGCCGTCCTCATCCTGCTGGTCGCCGGCGCCTCGCCCGCGCTGGCCAAGCGGGTTGCCCTCGTCATGGGCAACGGTGCCTATGCCCATGCGGTGCCGCTTCCCAATCCGGCCAATGATGCTCGCGCGATGACCGCCAAGCTCCGGGAGCTCGGCTTCGAGGTGGTCGCAGGCTACGATCTCGACTATGCCGCCATGCGCCGGACCGTGGCCGATTTCGCCCGGCAGGCCCGGGGGGCGGAGATTGCCCTGCTCTTCTATGCCGGTCACGGCATGCAGGTGGGCGGCGTCAATTACCTGATCCCGATCGACGCCAAGTTTGCCGACGAGACCGCGCTCGACTTCGAGACCATCTCGGCCGACTTCGTGCTGCGCCAGATGTCGAATGACGTGAAGGTGCGCATGGTGTTCCTCGACGCCTGCCGCGACAATCCGCTGGCGCGGACGCTTGCCCGCAGCATGAGCCCCAGCCGCTCGGCCGCCGTCGGCCTTGGTCTTGCCGAGATCAAGATGGAGGACAGCGGCGCGGAGGGTTCGGTCATTGCCTTTGCCACCTCGCCCGGTGACGTGGCGCTGGATGGGGCGGGCTCCAATTCGCCCTTCACCACCGCCCTGCTGCGCCATCTCGATGCGCCCGACACCCCGATCCAGAACGTGATGACCCGCGTCACCGGCGACGTGTATCGCGACACCGGCGAGCGGCAGCGGCCCTGGGTCAATGCCTCGCTGATCGGTGAGGTCTATCTGAACCGCTCCACCGGGACCGCTGCGGTTGCCGCGACGCCGGAGCAGGCGCCTGCGGCCGTCTCCGGCAGCGTTCCGGCCGCCGCCAGCCAGATCGCCTGGGAAAAGGAAAAGGCGCTGTGGGATGCGGCGCAGGCCGCCGGCACCGCCGGCGACTACGCCGCCTATCTTGCCGCCTATCCGGGTGGCACCTTCGCCGAGGTCGCCCGCAACCAGATCAATCGCCTGTCGGGCAGCACCTCCGTGGCCGAGACGACCCGCACGGAGACGCCCGCAGCCCCGGCCGAGACCGCCGCCGCGGCAGCGTCTGCACCAGCAGCAGGGACCGCTCTGGTAGCGGATCCGGCGGCAGATCAGGCGGCGGGCGGTGAGGCCGAGGTGGAGGTCGCAGCCCTCGGCGACGGCAACAGCGCCCCGCGCAAGGCCCCGGCGGCCGAGGCGGGTGGCGACGATCAGGCCTGGAGCCAGACGCGCCGCCGCGAGGTCCAGTTCCGGCTCAATCTGGCCGGATATGACGTCGGCCGACCGGACGGCGCCTTCGGCACCCGAACCCGCGCCGGCATTCGCGCCTGGCAGGAAGCGCAAGGCGAGATCCCGACCGGAACCCTCACGGACGCCCAGTACGCGATGCTCGTGGAGGAGACCGAGGAGGCATTTCTGGCCGCGACCGAACGGTTCAGGGTTGAGCAGGGCGAGCGCCGCGATGCCCGCAGTGCCCCGCGCCAGCTGCCTGACCAGGGCGCGCCCCTGCCGCCGGCAGAAGACGGTGCCGGCATCGGCGCGGATGGCGCGGCCTTCATCGGCGGCGTGATCGGCGGCGTGCTGGGCGGTGCGCTCGGGCGCTGA
- a CDS encoding adenylate/guanylate cyclase domain-containing protein, with product MSEAARAASAASERRRLKAAVIVIAVIAGVLAGVGAIRALWEGWIGDRLLQVRAMVTELPQDRFPVAVVGLDQASLSSRRLEAIPRVFMSQAFAKAGDALFEAGATAIGLDFVFAFSADAFADPQTGEARLRGYDRLFLRFLYENRGRVVVARTSTGVPHRSISAAAGSEGVRSTEILTDNDGVVRRHQPQLPLNTSPAFVDTMLGLAGAEVTTTYMPMPGARLATSIPYLSLLDVLDLMDRPDGAERLREFASGRVILFGSTLPNEDEHLYLDRFLPRETPAGEIEGASGRPPVRTATSGVFILADLIGSPLVDRTVAEAPLALVGGLIVVFALVGALAGLSLPLPVLPLVVLGLLATGFGLAFGVLMAGWTLPAGAAPTAGFIALMVAGVAQVAVLKRRERELVRLFGHYLSPQVIRTMAEEERLSDLGGETRKVVVAFIDIVGFTRMSERLPDREVVKVVNTVFDAIGTEITRSEGYIDKYIGDAVMAVWNAPNDVTDPEARAVGCALAVIDLLPELRRRTGQAGLDLRIALNAGPALVGDIGGETRRSFTVMGTTVNTASRIEGIAKEAGVRLAFTGPVAEALPADWAQRLLWRGQLRGLSTETVVHTLDDGRLWLDGSGPALSLVPEDAEPEDRDPTSDAAGLVPAARARLQPGAR from the coding sequence ATGAGCGAAGCCGCGCGGGCCGCGTCCGCAGCCAGTGAGCGCCGGCGTCTGAAGGCCGCGGTGATTGTCATCGCGGTCATCGCCGGTGTCTTGGCTGGCGTGGGCGCGATCCGGGCGCTCTGGGAGGGCTGGATCGGCGACCGGCTGCTGCAGGTGCGCGCCATGGTCACCGAGCTGCCGCAGGACCGCTTTCCGGTCGCCGTTGTCGGTCTCGACCAGGCGTCGCTGTCGTCCCGCCGGCTCGAGGCCATCCCGCGCGTGTTCATGTCCCAGGCCTTTGCCAAGGCCGGAGATGCCCTGTTCGAGGCCGGCGCCACCGCAATCGGCCTCGATTTCGTCTTTGCCTTTTCCGCCGATGCCTTTGCCGATCCGCAGACCGGGGAAGCGCGCCTGCGCGGCTATGACCGGCTGTTCCTGCGCTTCCTCTACGAGAACCGCGGCCGCGTCGTGGTCGCCCGCACCTCGACCGGCGTGCCCCACCGCTCGATCTCGGCAGCCGCCGGCAGCGAGGGCGTGCGCTCGACCGAAATCCTCACCGACAACGACGGCGTGGTGCGGCGGCATCAGCCGCAGCTGCCGCTGAACACCTCGCCCGCCTTCGTCGACACCATGCTCGGGCTGGCCGGGGCAGAGGTCACCACGACCTACATGCCGATGCCCGGTGCGCGGCTGGCCACCTCCATTCCCTATCTGTCGCTGCTGGACGTGCTGGACCTGATGGACCGGCCGGACGGGGCCGAGCGGCTGCGCGAGTTCGCAAGCGGCCGCGTCATCCTGTTCGGCTCGACCCTGCCCAACGAGGACGAGCACCTGTATCTCGACCGTTTCCTGCCGCGCGAGACGCCTGCCGGAGAGATCGAGGGGGCCTCCGGCCGTCCTCCGGTGCGCACCGCCACGAGCGGCGTGTTCATCCTGGCCGACCTGATCGGGTCGCCCCTCGTCGACCGGACGGTTGCGGAAGCGCCGCTGGCGCTGGTCGGAGGTCTGATCGTGGTGTTTGCGCTGGTCGGCGCGCTGGCCGGCCTGTCGCTGCCGCTGCCGGTGCTGCCGCTTGTGGTGCTCGGACTGCTGGCAACCGGCTTTGGCCTCGCCTTCGGGGTGCTGATGGCCGGCTGGACGCTTCCCGCAGGCGCAGCACCGACGGCCGGGTTCATTGCATTGATGGTCGCCGGTGTCGCCCAGGTGGCCGTGCTGAAACGGCGCGAGCGCGAGCTGGTCCGCCTGTTCGGTCATTACCTGTCGCCGCAGGTGATCCGGACCATGGCCGAGGAGGAGCGCCTCTCCGACCTTGGCGGCGAGACGCGCAAGGTGGTCGTCGCCTTCATCGACATCGTCGGCTTCACCCGCATGTCCGAACGCCTGCCAGACCGGGAGGTGGTCAAGGTGGTCAACACCGTCTTCGATGCCATCGGCACCGAGATCACCCGCTCGGAAGGCTACATCGACAAGTACATCGGCGACGCGGTGATGGCGGTCTGGAATGCCCCGAACGATGTGACCGACCCGGAGGCGCGCGCCGTCGGCTGCGCGCTGGCCGTCATCGACCTGCTGCCGGAGCTGCGCCGCCGCACCGGGCAGGCCGGGCTGGACCTGCGCATCGCGCTCAACGCCGGTCCGGCGCTGGTGGGCGACATCGGCGGCGAGACCCGCCGCTCCTTCACCGTCATGGGCACGACCGTCAACACCGCAAGCCGGATCGAGGGCATTGCCAAGGAAGCCGGCGTCCGTCTGGCCTTCACCGGACCGGTGGCCGAGGCCTTGCCGGCCGACTGGGCGCAGCGGCTGCTGTGGCGCGGCCAGCTGCGCGGCCTCAGCACGGAAACGGTGGTCCACACGCTCGACGACGGCAGGCTGTGGCTCGACGGGTCTGGCCCGGCGCTGTCGCTGGTGCCCGAGGACGCGGAGCCCGAGGACAGGGACCCGACGAGCGACGCGGCAGGTCTGGTGCCCGCCGCACGCGCGCGCCTGCAGCCCGGGGCCCGCTAG
- a CDS encoding SH3 domain-containing protein — protein sequence MRKLLFNAVLLGGLLGSGAALAWTAQSTADLNMRTGPGTAYPPILVIPRGALVEVGACNSWCSVFYAGYRGFVSGRFLAPVSGGYLPPPAVIVPPPVVIVPPPVYRPPVYRPPVYRPPVYRPPHYRPPEYRPPVYRPEPYRPEPYRPEPGRPREGYRDPQPSIPGPEFQGSEPYQPQSGGESYR from the coding sequence ATGCGCAAGCTTTTATTTAATGCTGTTCTGCTCGGTGGTCTTCTCGGCTCCGGCGCGGCGCTGGCCTGGACGGCCCAGTCGACCGCCGATCTCAACATGCGGACGGGGCCGGGAACGGCCTATCCGCCGATCCTCGTCATTCCGCGCGGGGCGCTGGTCGAGGTCGGGGCCTGCAATTCCTGGTGCTCCGTCTTCTATGCCGGGTATCGCGGCTTCGTCAGCGGCCGCTTCCTTGCGCCCGTGAGCGGCGGCTACCTGCCGCCCCCGGCGGTCATTGTCCCGCCTCCGGTCGTGATCGTGCCGCCGCCGGTCTATCGGCCGCCCGTCTATCGCCCACCGGTCTATCGTCCGCCGGTGTACCGCCCGCCGCATTACCGTCCGCCCGAGTACCGCCCGCCGGTCTATCGGCCGGAGCCGTACCGGCCGGAACCCTATCGTCCGGAACCGGGACGTCCGCGCGAGGGCTACCGCGACCCGCAGCCGTCGATCCCGGGTCCGGAGTTCCAGGGGTCGGAGCCCTACCAGCCGCAGAGCGGCGGGGAATCCTACCGCTGA
- the lhpI gene encoding bifunctional Delta(1)-pyrroline-2-carboxylate/Delta(1)-piperideine-2-carboxylate reductase: MRVMNAVETAEALPYPALIEALRDMFRSGCEMPLRHHHTVAVPGEPDATLLLMPAWVPGRYMGVKLVSVFPGNVTRGLPSISGQYMLSDATTGAGLALLDGAVLTARRTAAASALAADYLARRDAGHLVIVGTGSLSRALAEAHSQVRPIRKVTVWGRRAEAAEAVAADLRATLGCEALATTDLEGAVRRADIVSAATMSQTPLVLGEWLAEGCHVDLVGAYKPTMRESDDTAIRRARVHVDTRAGAMKEGGDIALPLASGVLSAEAIAGDLYDLTRGLAPGRQTAAEITLFKSVGAALEDLAGAILAFEASTAAKAQTQ; the protein is encoded by the coding sequence ATGCGGGTGATGAATGCAGTCGAGACGGCGGAGGCCTTGCCCTATCCGGCCCTGATCGAGGCGCTCAGGGACATGTTCCGCTCCGGCTGCGAGATGCCGCTGCGCCACCATCACACCGTGGCCGTCCCCGGCGAGCCGGATGCCACGCTGCTGCTCATGCCCGCCTGGGTGCCCGGCCGCTACATGGGCGTCAAGCTCGTCTCGGTCTTCCCCGGCAATGTCACGCGCGGCCTGCCGTCGATCTCCGGCCAGTACATGCTGTCCGATGCCACGACGGGCGCGGGGCTTGCCCTGCTGGACGGGGCCGTCCTGACGGCGCGCCGCACGGCGGCCGCCTCGGCGCTGGCAGCCGACTATCTGGCGCGCCGCGATGCGGGCCATCTCGTCATCGTCGGCACCGGCAGCCTGTCACGGGCGCTGGCCGAGGCGCACAGTCAGGTCCGACCCATCCGCAAGGTCACCGTCTGGGGCCGCCGGGCCGAGGCCGCCGAAGCCGTTGCCGCAGACCTGCGCGCCACGCTCGGCTGCGAGGCGCTGGCCACCACCGATCTGGAGGGCGCTGTCCGCCGGGCCGACATCGTCAGTGCTGCCACCATGTCGCAAACCCCGCTGGTGCTAGGCGAGTGGCTGGCGGAGGGCTGTCACGTCGATCTCGTCGGGGCCTACAAGCCGACCATGCGCGAGAGCGACGACACCGCCATCCGCCGCGCGCGCGTCCATGTCGACACCCGGGCCGGCGCGATGAAGGAGGGCGGTGACATCGCCCTGCCGCTGGCCTCCGGCGTGCTCAGCGCCGAGGCGATCGCCGGAGACCTCTACGACCTCACGCGCGGCCTGGCACCGGGACGGCAGACGGCCGCCGAGATCACGCTGTTCAAGTCGGTCGGCGCGGCGCTCGAGGATCTGGCCGGGGCGATCCTGGCCTTTGAGGCAAGCACGGCTGCGAAGGCTCAGACACAATGA